Below is a genomic region from Vibrio mimicus.
ACAAGCCAGAAGATGGCGCAGGGGCGGTGGTGAAGCGCCTATTTACCGACCGTGGACGTCTACGTGCAGAGGTGGAGTGGTTCGAACTCGGCATCCATAAAGTCACCAAAGAAGGATTTAAATATCTTTCTGCCGAAATACATCCCAACTATGTCAGCAACGAGGCAGGACCCGATGGCCAATACCCGCAGTTTGGTCCAACCCTGTTAGGTGCCGGCTTCGTGACTCGTCCATGCATTAAGAACTTGGACAAAATCGAACTCAGTGAAGCCTGCCTTCATGAATGCCCAACCTACCTTTCCGAGTCTCTTGCTCAAAAACTCTCTGAGGAACGTCAAAATATGTGGAAACAACTGATCGCCCAGTTTGCTAGCAAACTGAAAGGCATGAAACTCTCTGCCGAACAACACACCGCCATGGTTCAGCTGCTCACCGAGTCACTGAATGGCATCAGTGATGAAGCCCAAGCCACCAAACTGAGTGAACAGTTTGAAGCGGTTGCTAAACAGCTCTCTGAATCAGGTGTGACCAATGCGCCGGTGATTCAACTCACGGGCAGTTCATTAACGGAAGATGACGTTAAGCGCATTCTGTCTGAGCAAGCGACCGCTGCCACGGCTGCTGAACAAGCGAAAAAAGAGAAGTTGGCCGCTAAAGTGAAGCTTTTCACTGATGCCATCGATAAAGCGGAAGGACTGAGCGATGACGTGAAAAAAGAGCTGAAAGAAGCGTCTGCGCTTATTAGCGTTGATATGTCAGATGAGCAGATCACCAAACTGGCTGAGAATCAGATTACGCATGGTAACCAGAAGATGGTTTCTATCCAGTTGAGCGGTTTAGGCTTTGGCAGTGTCACTGGTTCTCTCACTCAAACACCAGACCAGCAGCGTGAAAGCTTGCAGCTACAAGCACAAATCCATTCAGCTCTACGCAACACTAATACTTTCGCGCTGGGTCAGCTTCGACTCTCTGAAGAGAAAGAACTGCCTGTGTTTGCTCGCCAAGTCTTGGCAGAGTTTGACCGTCTCCACCATCGTCAAATCCATGCTGAGCGTTTAGCCCTGATGGGCCAGAGCTCTGCAAACATTGTGTCGGATTCTGAACTGCCTGTATCTGTGCAACGTGAAGTGATTCGTGAAGCACTTTCTGATCTTAACGTGTTGCAGTTGGTTCAAACACTGACCGACTTCAGCGCATCGGCAACCACACAAATTCCTTATGAGAACCGTGATGTTTCGGCTCTGATGGGGGATGGCATTGTGTTTGAGCGCGGTTCGATTCCGAAAGTTAAAAACTCACAGCGTATGGATTTGGCGTATGTATTGCCGATGAAAGTGGCGTTTGAAGTCTCTAACGAGCTGATGCATTTTTCCAAGTCCTCAGTGATTAACTGGGATGCATGGGGTCGTAATGTGGCGACGGCCAGCCGAATCATTAAAGAACTGGTTGCTCGTCGTATCGTCAACACCATGCAACGTGTCGCGGACTCGTATTTAGCGGGTGAGATCACCGGCGAAAAGATCACGGCTCAGTTGCAAGATTCTACCAACTTCAAAACCGCACAATTCCCGGTGGTTGCACCGCATCAGCAGTATGACTTGCAAGGCAATACCATTGGTGCAGCTGAAAACCCAATTACGTTGACGATTAATGGTACCGAAATTCACCCCTACGACGGTTCTGGCAAGCAAGCAGCTGGCACTTACTACATCGTAACCTCATACAACCTCGGCAAATTCTTGCTGGTTGATGAAGGTGGTGCAGTGAAAACCGTCACCGCAGCATCAGCAACCATTCGCTACAACTACGCAACCAACATTGTGAAGGTGGATAGCGATATCCCAGATGGCGTGACCGCGGAGAAGCATTACAACCAACTCCTGCAGGCGATTGGCCGTCGTAAAGCCATCATGAAAGATGATCGCTTTGTCACACCTGACTTCCTGCTGATGTCGAACACCCTGAACGACACCTGTACCAACGCCGAGCAGTTTGTTGCATCGATGAAGCGCAGCGGCTCAGACACCAATGCCCAAGGTGACTTGGAAATGGTGAAAGCGTTACCTGCGTTCTCAACCAATGCACCGGCAACGCATCTCGGTGATGAGCGCATCATCATGGGGCAGAAAGGTGCCTTGACCTATACCGTGGTTAAGCCATTCACCTTGAGCGAAATGCAAGAAGCTCGAGATGCGAATGGTCAACTGAATGGTGGCAAAGAAGCCTACGGTGAAGAGTACAACGCGATTCACTGTCCTAAGCCGATTCGCAACCGCTTTACCAGCGTACTGTTCTATTCCAAAACTGGCCGCTAGTGCGTGCACCCCTTGCCCCGTGACTTGATAAAAGCCAACGGGGCTTTTTTGCTAACTCAAAAAGGTTTAGGTGATCTTTATGTCAATCACTACAGCGTTTACTAACAACACCAATCAAACCGTGACGATTGGTGGTCGTTCCATCAAGCCTGGCGAAACACGTGAAGTGGACGCCCGTTTTGTTCCAGCAACACCAGAAATCAACCGTCAGCTCATGGTGCTATTCATTAACTTAGGTATTACGCCTCGCTATTTCGGCACCACTGTGGTTCAACCAGGCCACTCTGCACGTTTACCTATCATTCATTTTGAAAACCCAAACAAAGCGGATGCAGGTAAGTTCCAAGTGAAAATGTTTGAAGAGCTACTGGCCCGTAAAGTTGACGATATCAAGCCTTTCTTTTCCGCGTTCAATGATGAAGAGCTAGAACATCTCTCAGCGCTTGAGGTGGCCGACCAAAACCGTAAATCGTTGGTTAAATTGATTGCTGATGAGCTTGCCGTTCGTAAAGCAGAGCGTGATTTTGACCCCGCCTCTTATGCCCAAACGCTCGAAGGCAAAGACGAAAGCGAACTGCAAATTGAATTGCTGGCCGCAAACGACAATCAGATGAAGCTATCGCTAATTCAAGACGCACTTTCAAAACTGAAAGAGCAAGAAGAGCAGGCTTAATCCCATCACTCAAAGCCCAGAACTTTCTGGGCTTTCCCAAAGGAGTCAACTATGTGGGATAAAATCAAATCTCTGATTGGCGGTGCTGCGCCTTTGGTGGGGAGCTTAATTGGCGGACCTGCAGGCGGTACGGTTGGCGTGCTTATCGCAGATGCTTTAGGGGTTGAGAATACCCCAGATGCGATCGAAGCCGAATTGCTGCGCAATCCCGATGCATTGCTGAAAATTAAGCAAATGGAAATTGATGAACGTATTCGACTACGCGAACTTTCCTATCAGCAGGCAGAGATGGAAAGCGCTGAACGAAAATTAGTGATCACAGAGCAGCATAAGCTGATGGTCGCTGAACTAAAAAGTGATGACGCTTATGTTCGGCGTTGGCGTCCAACGTTTGGCTATGCGGTCTGTTTAGCTTGGTCATCGTTGTTCTTTGGCATTTGTCTACTCATGATCATTCATCCTCAATACACGGAACAAGCATTTGATGGCGCAGCAAAACTCACTGGGTTATTCAGCGTAGCTTTAACGGTTCTTGGCTTGAACATTCATAAACGTTCGCAAGACAAGCAAATTTCCGCTGGTATTACACCAGCGGGAGTGTTTGGTGGTATTGCATCTGCCTTACGTGGAGGTGCGAATGTCCGGTAATCCAGTCTCTCAAACTGAGTTTCACGCTTTCAGAATTGAAATGCGCGATTACATGAAACAGCAAACGCAGTTAATGAGCCAAATGGTTGAATTGCAAACCAAACATTCGAATCTTGAAAGCCAATTCATCCGCTTAGATCGCACGGTTGATGAGCTCGAGTCTCGGCTTCGCCCACTCGAACAAAGCCAAAGTGGTACCAATGAGAAAACCAAATATAACCGTGATCTTATTTGGTTTTTCTTAGGCATCTTGGGTTCAGTGAGTACCTTTGTATTCACTCGATAAGGGGGCGCTATGCTACGGACAACCTTAATTGAACAGTTGAAGAAGGCACTGATGGACAGTGCCGAATTGATTGAAGGGGCAGAGACGCAAATCATAGAGATGGCTCTGGCCGATTTCAGCCGTTATCGGCCACAAACCAAGCTTGGTACTTTCTTGCTCACGGCTAACCAAATGCTTTACCCCGCACCGGATAACATTCTTGATGTGAAAACGGTGCTCTATGGTCAAAGTCAGCGCGCCCAAAATCCCTGGGAGAGTGGTTATCCACGTAATTTGCCCCGCGTAAGCGTGATCACCGGTGATGATGATAAAAAATGGCTGCAGCTTTCTCACTATCCGAGCCACTCTGTGGTGATGAGTTGTGGCCGCGATTTTTCCTACACCTATTACGCAAGCCGAGTTTTAACGGGGGAGAGTGTTTCCATTGAGACACAAGATGAACCTTTAGTATTGCTGCGTTGTTTAGCAGAAGCAGTGAAATACATTGCGGTGCATCAACTCAACAAAACCGTATCGGTACGAAATAGCATCGGCGGGGAAGCTAAGAACGGCACGCCAGCCGCGATTCATGAGCAGCTGATGCTGCAGTTTGAGCGACAAATCCGCCATGCGTGAATTGAATATTGAAGTTAAAGATTCCGCTTTGGATGAAGCGTTTAGAACAGCCCCTCGCCTAATGACTGCTCATCTAAAAATGGGCGTCAGGTATGCGTCTATGTACGTTGCAAGAGAAGCTAGAGAAGAAGCACCTAAAGGTGAATCAACTTTGACACACTCTATCCGAGGGCGTGTTGTTGGAGAGCTACAGCGCATGATTAGCAGCTCACTCAACTACAACAGTTTGGTAGTTCAGGAAACTGGCCCACAAGGTATGCCACCGATTCAATCTGTCTTAGATTGGGTGAAGGTCAAACGGATACAACCCAAAACACCCAATACCGACCAACGAGACCTTGCTTTCATGATCGCTCGTTCTATCGCAAGGAAGGGCACGCCAGCCAATGATTTTTACGATAGAGCAGCCGAACAAACTCAAGATACTGTCCACCGGATATTGCAGCGTTCTGTTGAAGAAGGTTTGCGTGCGGCTGGCTTTCGATAACGAGAGGTTTCCATGACACAACTCATGCCCGATGACATTTTAACGAGCTTTCAAGATGCGTTTAAAGCTCGTTATCCAGCGCGCACGGTAACCAGAAATTGGCAGGAACGAGCCGCTTATAAAAATGAAGAATTGAGAACTGGGCTTTTGACTTTCATTTATACCGGTGAGAGTCCATTGGGGGATGTATACAACACTCGGCTTCACTTCATGGTGATTGGTCGTATTTATTGTGGCAAAGATGCGAAAGGTTTAACCGTTGAAAACGCAGAGCTGGCGTTTTTGAAAGAGTGGCGTTCCTTTTGTTCCTCGTCTGCCGCAGGCAATGTCTCTATCCAGAAAGTGATCACATCACAGCAGCAAGAAGTGCCTGATGGTTGGTTTATCTGTGAGTGTGTGGCTGGCCCGTATGACTTTGGCGGAGAGATTGACTGGCTACCCGTAGGGCCAAGTGAAGTGCCTACCTCCATTTCCGTTGGTTTATCGCCAGATGTTGGTGATGGCAACGCCGATGACTATTTCACCATCTCAGATTTGGAGCCGTCTTCGCATGGCTGAGTTTACGCAAAATCAGTTGGTGCGACTGATATCTCAGATGATTCAAATCGGCACCATCGTTGATGTGCAAGCTAAACCGCTGCGCTACAAGGTGCAATTTACCCAGGAACTTACCACAGATTGGATACCTGCGAATGTGGGGCACGCGGGAGAGGTAAAGGATTTTGCACCTTTGCAAAAAGGGGAGCTCGTGCTCGTGGTGAAAGAGTTCAACACTCAGCGGGGTGTGATTGTGGCCAGCTTGAACCAAAGCTCACATGACCAGCCCAAAGAACACTTAAACCTGTTTTATCGTGAGTTCCCTGATGGGACTTGGTTTGAGTACGACATGGAAAATAAGCAGTTCTCAGCCAATTTTGCGGGTGATGTGCAAGTGACTATTGCGGGGAACGCGAGCTTTCATGCCGAAGGAGAAGTACAAGTTACGAGCGGTGGCGGCATGCGCTTTCAATCTGGCGGCAACATGTCCTTCCAAGCTCCTCGAATTGATTGGAACTAACTATGCCAGCAGTAACTCGACAAGGGGACAGTTGCACAGGCCATGGTTGTTGGCCTCCTCGGCCATCAACAGGGGGCAGTTCTGATGTGTTCTGTAACGGTAAGCCAGTGCATCGACAAGGTGACGGATGGGCAGCACACACCTGTCCATCAATACCAGAAACACATGCCAGCTCACTAGCTGCAGGCAGCAGTACGGTTTTTGTGAATGGTAAAGCGATAGGCCGCATTGGAGATCCTGTCGGGTGTGGTTCCAGCGTTGCCTCTGGCTCTGATAATGTTTTTGCAGGAGGTTAAATGGCCACAGGGTTGAATGAAAAAACGGGACAACAAATCACCGGTATCGATGAGCTGAAGCAGCGACTAAACCGTTGCTTCAAAACTCGTCGGGGGTCATTACCTCTCAACCGTGCGTTCGGCTCTAACTTGCCAGAACGGATTGATAGAAACATCACGCCAGAGCTGCAAATCGATATTTTTGCTGATGTCGCCGATGCTATTGCTCACCCTCCAAACGAGTTCAATGACGAGATAAAACTAGTGCAAGCATGGCTAGAGTTTGGAGAGAATCAGGTGACATTATCCTTAGATGTACAGTTGTTGTTTGATGGCTCCATTGAAACGATTTCAGGGTTGAGTTTGTGAGCCAGATTGAGATCTATCAATTACCACCGCCCGAAGTGGTTCAACAGCTTGATGCTTCATTGATTCGAACCCGAATGCTGAAGCGTTACGCTGAACTCAGCAATACATCAGTTCCCAAAGCCGGTGACCCGCTCTACTTTGCTTTCTCAGCAATGTCGGAAGAGGTCACTCGAGCTCGCCAAGAGTTTCAAGATATCTCACTGGAAAACATGGTGGCCTACGCGACAGGCACGAACCTACAGCGCTTAGCGGATTGGCGACCTGTCGAGAAATTCCCAACTGAAACGGATGATGAGTTTCGTCGCCGCGTACAAATGGCGCCCGAGAGTTTTTCAACGGCAGGCCCCGATGGCGCTTATATTTTCCATGCCCTAGCGGCAGATGAAGATGTGCAAGACGCTTATCCAACCAGTCCGGATGGTTTCGTGGTTGATTTATACATCCTAAGCCGCACTGGTGATGGCACAGCTTCGCAGGCTTTACGCGATAAGGTTTATCAGCACGTTAACCAAGAAAAACTTCGCCCGTTGAACGATGACCTGACAGTAAAATCCGCCGTAATCAAACCCTATCGTATTGTGGTGGAACTGACTTTACCTGCAGGCCCTGGCGAAAGTGAAACCTTAGCTCAAGCCAGAAATCGTTTACAGCAACTAGCGAAAGAGACTCATGTGCTTGGTGGTAACGTCACTTTATCTCTGATTGATGCGGCATCACATGTCCAAAAAAGTGTTGATGAATCAGTCAGCTTTCAGCCCGTTATTGACGTGACCATCGTTGAACCCGCCGCTTCTGTGCTTTGCTCTAAATCCGAAGCACCATATTGCACTGAGATTATCGTGACTCAAGCCGGAGTCGCGTAATGAGTGATCGAGTGTTTGTCAGCAAGCTTCCACCCTCTGCTTCCAAAATGGAACGCATTATGGAGCAAGTGTTTTGGGAAGAAATTGCCCTTATCGAGCGGGACATTAAGACCTTTTACGATCCATACCAGTGCCGCGCTGATTTACTGCCTTATCTGGCGTGGGAAATGAGCGTTGATTACTGGGATGAAAATTGGAGTGACGAAACGAAGCGAAACGTAATTTTTGCATCGCTGCCTATCCACTCAAGCAAGGGTACTCGATTCGCATTAGATAAAAGTATTGAATCGATTCGTAAAGATGGGCTCAGCGTTACCGAGTGGTTTGAAGATAAAGAGAACCTTCGCCCCGGTTTCTTCCGCGTCAATCTGGAAGCTCGTAACAGTGACATCGATGAAAGCACCGTACCGCAAATCATTAAAGCGGTGAACAATGCCAAAAATACCCGCTCTCACCTTGAGAGTATTTCAATTACTAGCCAAGTGACCTCACCAATGAATTTGTGCGTGTTAAGCCGCATGGGAATGGTGATCCGTTCCGGTCCTTGGCGAACGGAAAACATCACTAGCATGGTGAATGTCGGTCATGCCTGTTTTACACGTTGGGGCATGGTTATCCGCTCTGGCCCATTACCTCTGGAGTTAGAATGAGTATCCCAGAATCTGCGCTCAATTACGGCTCTATTCTTACCTTAGCGGGTGAGAACGCCGAGATTAACGGCAAGCTGAACAGCAAGCCGATTAACTTCACGCACATCGCCATCGGTGATGCAAATGACGTTTATGTTCAACCTTCTCGCACGCAAACGGCCTTAGTGCATGAGTTGGCGCGTATCCCTATTACGGGGATGGAGAAGATTACACCATCGAAGCCGGATGCGGTTCCGCAGCTAAAAGTATGGGCAAAGATTCCTGATGATATTGTTGATATCGCCGTGCGAGAGTTTGCAGCTGTAGCAACGTTTGACGGTACTTCATACCTACACGCCGTTGGCAATACTGTGCGTATTCCGATTCTTTCGGGTAGCAATAACGGCGGAGAAGTAAATGACATTTACATTGAAATGACGTTTGCGGTGACATCACTAGATCCAATTGTGATGATTGACCCAACGATTGTGACCGCCACTCGTAAGTTTGTGAAAGACGAAGATGCCAAGCATCTCGTTGCTGAGAATCCGCATCCGCAGTACATGCGGTTTGGTGATGAAGCCTCCTGTTTCGCATCAATTCCAATCGGCATGGAAGTAGCCTTCGATACGTCGCCGCCTACCGATGACCCTCGATTTCGCTTCGTTGAGCTGACAGCAGACTCGCCATATAACGGGAGCTTACTGATTAACAAAGTGATTTCAGGAACAGCCCCAAATTTGGTTGTGAAAATGACCGTCAACGCTGAGCTGTCACCTATCCACGGGCAGCAAATTTTCATGCTGAATACAATGGGTGCAATCCCCACACCAGGGGTCATTGCTGGGGTGATAATTCAAGATGCAATTAGAA
It encodes:
- a CDS encoding 3TM-type holin — translated: MWDKIKSLIGGAAPLVGSLIGGPAGGTVGVLIADALGVENTPDAIEAELLRNPDALLKIKQMEIDERIRLRELSYQQAEMESAERKLVITEQHKLMVAELKSDDAYVRRWRPTFGYAVCLAWSSLFFGICLLMIIHPQYTEQAFDGAAKLTGLFSVALTVLGLNIHKRSQDKQISAGITPAGVFGGIASALRGGANVR
- a CDS encoding phage baseplate assembly protein V, producing the protein MAEFTQNQLVRLISQMIQIGTIVDVQAKPLRYKVQFTQELTTDWIPANVGHAGEVKDFAPLQKGELVLVVKEFNTQRGVIVASLNQSSHDQPKEHLNLFYREFPDGTWFEYDMENKQFSANFAGDVQVTIAGNASFHAEGEVQVTSGGGMRFQSGGNMSFQAPRIDWN
- a CDS encoding PAAR domain-containing protein, which gives rise to MPAVTRQGDSCTGHGCWPPRPSTGGSSDVFCNGKPVHRQGDGWAAHTCPSIPETHASSLAAGSSTVFVNGKAIGRIGDPVGCGSSVASGSDNVFAGG
- a CDS encoding baseplate assembly protein yields the protein MSQIEIYQLPPPEVVQQLDASLIRTRMLKRYAELSNTSVPKAGDPLYFAFSAMSEEVTRARQEFQDISLENMVAYATGTNLQRLADWRPVEKFPTETDDEFRRRVQMAPESFSTAGPDGAYIFHALAADEDVQDAYPTSPDGFVVDLYILSRTGDGTASQALRDKVYQHVNQEKLRPLNDDLTVKSAVIKPYRIVVELTLPAGPGESETLAQARNRLQQLAKETHVLGGNVTLSLIDAASHVQKSVDESVSFQPVIDVTIVEPAASVLCSKSEAPYCTEIIVTQAGVA
- a CDS encoding phage tail protein I; amino-acid sequence: MSDRVFVSKLPPSASKMERIMEQVFWEEIALIERDIKTFYDPYQCRADLLPYLAWEMSVDYWDENWSDETKRNVIFASLPIHSSKGTRFALDKSIESIRKDGLSVTEWFEDKENLRPGFFRVNLEARNSDIDESTVPQIIKAVNNAKNTRSHLESISITSQVTSPMNLCVLSRMGMVIRSGPWRTENITSMVNVGHACFTRWGMVIRSGPLPLELE
- a CDS encoding phage tail protein, translating into MSIPESALNYGSILTLAGENAEINGKLNSKPINFTHIAIGDANDVYVQPSRTQTALVHELARIPITGMEKITPSKPDAVPQLKVWAKIPDDIVDIAVREFAAVATFDGTSYLHAVGNTVRIPILSGSNNGGEVNDIYIEMTFAVTSLDPIVMIDPTIVTATRKFVKDEDAKHLVAENPHPQYMRFGDEASCFASIPIGMEVAFDTSPPTDDPRFRFVELTADSPYNGSLLINKVISGTAPNLVVKMTVNAELSPIHGQQIFMLNTMGAIPTPGVIAGVIIQDAIRNFTGKLGIRGDALNTGATFTNNSDGVFKIGHENIGQHSSISQGANVNLGSIATFDISRVVPTADRVQVFAETKVYYKRIY